TAACATGGCTCTGTCAAAAGACGATATTTTGAATGCAATTGCGGAAATGAGTGTAATGGAAGTTGTCGAGCTCATCGAAGCAATGGAAGAGAAGTTCGGCGTAACTGCCGCTGCTGCTGTAGCTGCTGCTCCGGCCGCTGCTGCAGAAGCTGGTGCCGCTGCTGCAGAACAAACAGAGTTTGACGTTGTTCTGAGTGGCGTTGGTGAGAAGAAAGTTAATGTTATCAAGGCTGTTCGTGCCATCACTGGCCTGGGTCTGAAAGAAGCTAAAGAAATGGTAGATGGCGCGCCTTCTACTGTTAAAGAAGCTGCTTCAAAAGAAGACGCAGAAGAAGCCAAAAAGCAATTAGAAGAAGCTGGCGCTACTGTCGAGCTGAAGTAAGTTGCTTGTTGACCGGCATACGGTCAATCTCAAGCGAGGCTGGTGGGTTTTCCCGCCGGCCTTTTGCTGTTTGAGAATTTCAGGTTAAGGCGAAGCCTTGATCTGCAGCAACCGCGAGTTGTTGCACTAACGATATGGGCGCCGATTGCGTCGTATCAAGTAATGATGCTGGGGAGTACTGATGGCTTACTCGTACACTGAGAAAAAACGTATCCGTAAGGATTTTGGCAAGATGCCGCACGTCATGGATGTGCCTTATCTCCTTGCGATTCAGTTGGATTCCTATAAAAAGTTCACGCAACAGGGCATTCCTGCAGCAGAGCGTGGCGAGCACGGTCTTCATGCCGCATTTAAATCTATCTTCCCTATAGTTAGCTACTCAGGCAGCGCCGCGTTGGAATACGTGGATTACCACTTGGGTGCGCCAGCGTTTGATGTGAATGAATGTCAGCTTCGTGGCGTCACCTATTCTGTGCCGTTGCGCGTAAAGGTCCGGTTGATCATTTACGATAAAGAGTCTAGCAACAAAAGTATTAAAGATATTAAAGAGCAAGAAGTCTACATGGGCGAAATTCCGCTCATGACTGAAAACGGCACGTTTGTTATTAATGGGACTGAGCGGGTCATTGTTTCCCAGTTGCACCGCTCGCCGGGTGTGTTCTTTGATCATGATCGCGGCAAGACCCATTCTTCTGGTAAGTTGCTGTACTCAGCGCGGGTCATTCCTTACCGTGGTTCCTGGTTGGACTTTGAGTTTGATCCCAAAGATTTAGTCTTTGTGCGTATCGACCGTCGTCGGAAGCTGCCAGCAACAATTTTGCTGCGAGCCTTGGGGATGTCTGCAGAAGAAATTCTGAGCCTCTTCTTTGATGTCAACTCGTTCAAGTTGTCTGAGAAAGGCGGCTTTACCATCGAGCTGATTCCTGAGCGTCTTCGTGGCGAGGTTGCGACCTTTGATATCTGCGGTAAAGATG
The DNA window shown above is from Spongiibacter sp. IMCC21906 and carries:
- the rplL gene encoding 50S ribosomal protein L7/L12; protein product: MALSKDDILNAIAEMSVMEVVELIEAMEEKFGVTAAAAVAAAPAAAAEAGAAAAEQTEFDVVLSGVGEKKVNVIKAVRAITGLGLKEAKEMVDGAPSTVKEAASKEDAEEAKKQLEEAGATVELK